One genomic segment of Clostridium saccharoperbutylacetonicum N1-4(HMT) includes these proteins:
- a CDS encoding CPBP family intramembrane glutamic endopeptidase, whose translation MLKDQSKLTIDHCFWNGGKMMINDFEQEMEVKELELKAEIKKTGGKCSKILLILAISTYAIGYGIIFIVKFINYISKKYYHNNFSITFSDDVRSFLVGYLPCVLGDILAIIVAILITKIKLKEDLFTKNKASKSFILLGAVSCIGTGMISSIIYSIYYTILKTKGIIIPQPNFSFPNEKLYLILFLLYVCLVGPILEEIIFRGFILKSMRKYGNLTAIILSSILFSMFHLNLVQFINPILVGILLAFIAIESDSIFPSIIAHMFNNTITFILSAITLLKIPGVQMAFSFLYVIVGITALALFIIKYGKDFMKIIKEDTTILEIHEKIRASFSGGWSIAYIVFYIVFIIGTMLAINVMKVLNN comes from the coding sequence ATGCTCAAGGATCAATCAAAATTGACAATTGATCATTGTTTTTGGAATGGCGGTAAAATGATGATAAATGATTTTGAACAGGAAATGGAAGTAAAAGAATTAGAATTAAAAGCAGAGATAAAGAAGACAGGTGGTAAATGTTCTAAGATACTATTGATTTTGGCAATATCAACATATGCTATAGGATATGGAATTATATTTATAGTTAAATTTATTAACTATATTTCTAAAAAATATTATCATAATAACTTTTCAATAACTTTTTCAGATGATGTACGAAGTTTTCTTGTAGGATATCTTCCATGTGTATTAGGGGATATTCTGGCAATTATAGTTGCAATATTAATTACAAAAATAAAATTAAAAGAAGATTTATTTACTAAGAATAAAGCATCTAAAAGCTTTATATTGCTTGGAGCTGTTTCGTGTATAGGAACAGGAATGATTTCCAGCATAATTTATTCAATATATTATACTATTCTTAAAACTAAGGGTATAATTATCCCCCAACCAAATTTTAGTTTCCCAAATGAAAAACTATATCTAATATTGTTTTTGTTATATGTTTGTTTGGTAGGACCTATTTTAGAGGAAATAATTTTTAGAGGATTCATTCTTAAAAGTATGAGGAAGTATGGTAATTTAACTGCCATTATTCTATCCTCAATTTTGTTTTCTATGTTCCATTTGAATTTAGTTCAATTTATTAATCCTATTTTAGTAGGAATACTATTAGCATTTATAGCAATAGAATCAGACTCTATTTTTCCATCGATAATAGCCCATATGTTTAATAACACCATAACATTCATATTATCAGCGATTACATTGTTAAAGATACCAGGAGTGCAAATGGCATTTTCTTTTCTATATGTGATTGTTGGAATTACTGCCTTAGCTTTATTTATTATTAAATATGGGAAAGACTTCATGAAAATAATAAAAGAGGATACAACTATACTTGAAATCCATGAAAAGATTAGGGCTTCTTTTAGTGGTGGATGGTCAATAGCTTATATAGTTTTTTATATTGTATTTATTATAGGTACTATGTTAGCAATAAATGTAATGAAAGTATTAAATAATTAG